Below is a window of Spelaeicoccus albus DNA.
GCTGCCGGCGATGACGACTTCGATGGCCAGCATGACCCGGGACAGCTCGCCGCCGGACGCGCCTTTGGCCAGTTCGCGCGGGGTCGTGCCGGCGTGCGGGGCCAGCAGGATCGACACGGCGTCCTTGCCGGACGCCGTCAGGTCGGCGAGTTCGGCAACGTCGACGTGCAATGTCGCGTCCGGCATGGCTAGCGCGGCAAGTTCGTCGTCCACGGCAGCGGCAAGCCGGGCCGCGGCCTTGGTCCGCGACTCGTGCAGGATGCCGGCCAGCTCGGCGCAGTCCGATTCGAGCCGGTCTTGTTCGGCGGCGAGCGCGTCAATGCGATAGTCGTCGCCGTCGAGGCCTTCGAGCCGTTCCCCGGCGGAGCGGCGCCAGTCAAGCACCGTGTCGATGTCCTCGCCGTATTTGCGGGTCAGCCTGCTCAGTTCGGCCCGGCGCGCTTCCATCTGTTCCAGTTCTTCGGGCCCTTCGGGGGTGAAGTCGGCAATGTAGCCGGACAGTTCGCCGGCGATGTCGGAAGCTTGAAATTCCAGATCGCGGCACCGTTCCGCCAGCGCGGCGAGTTGGTCGTCGTGAGCTCCTGCCGAGTCGAGCGCACGGGCGGCGGCGCCGGCCAGCGAGGCGGCGGATTCGGCCTCGGCCAGTTCGCTGCCGGTCAGCCCGTCGTGGGCGAGCTGCGCGGCCTGGCGGAGCTCCTCGGTATGCGACAGCCGGATCGACCGTGCCTTGAGTTCGTTGTCCTCGCCCGGCTCCGGGTTGACGGTATCGATCTCCTCGATGCCGAACCGGAGCATATCGGCTTCGCGGGCTCGGGATGCCGATTCGTCTCGCAACGTCCGAAGTTCGGCATGCACTTCGGAGAGCCTGTCGTATTTCTCCCGGTAGTCCCCGAGCGTTGCGGCGAACTCGTCGCCGGCAAACCTGTCGAGCAGCTCACGCTGGGAGGCGGCGGACTTGAGTCGGAGTTGATCCGATTGACCGTGCACCGTGACGAGTTTGTCGCCCAGATCGGCAAGCACGCCGGCTGGCACCGAGCGTCCGCCGGCGTGCCCTTTCGAGCGGCCGGTGCTCTGGACGGAGCGGGACATGACGAGGGTGTCGTCATCGAGACTGCCGCCGGCTTCATCGATCCGTCCGGCGACGGCGTCGAAGATCTCGGTGCCTTCGGTCAGGCGGATCCGGCCGTCGACGACGGCTTGGTCGGCTCCGGCGCGCACGGCGCCGGCATCGGCCCGGGCGCCCAGGAGCAATCCCAGCGCCGTGACGACCATTGTCTTTCCGGCGCCGGTCTCGCCCGTGACTACCGTCAGCCCGGCGCCGAGGTCGATCCGGGCCGAGCTGATCACCCCGAGATCGTGCAGCGTCAGTTCTTCGATCATGTCGTGCTCTCCGGGCCGCGCCATCCCGTGACGGGCAGCTGGAATTTGGCCACGAGACGTTCGGTGAAGGTTCCCTCGCTGAGCCGGGCCAGGCGGACCGGCACGTCGGATCGGCGCACTTCCACGCGCGCGCCGGGCGGCAACGGGACGGTACGGCGTCCGTCGCACCACAACACGCCGGAACCGTCGGTCCGCTGCAGCAGTTCGACGGCCAGCACCGAGGTGGGCGCCACGACCAGTGGCCGGGAGAACAGCGCGTGTGCGCTGAGCGGCACCATCAGCAAGGCTTCCACGGCCGGCCACACGACAGGGCCGCCCGCCGAGAATCCGTAGGCGGTGGAACCGGTCGGTGTGGACAGGACGACGCCGTCGCAGCCGAACGTCGACAACGGCTGGCCGTCGACCTCGAGCACGATTTCGAGCATGCGCTGACTGCCGGCTTTTTCCACGGTGGCTTCGTTGACGGCCCAGGTGCTGGCGGTCCGCGATCCGTCCACGTAGACCTGCACGTCAAGAGTCATGCGTTCTTCAACTGTGTAATGGCCCGCGGCAACGCGGCGAACGGCCAGGTCGAGGTCTTCGCGTTCGCTTTCGGCCAGGAAGCCGACGTGGCCGAGGTTCACGCCCAGCAGCGGCACCGAGCTTTCGCGGACGATTTCGGCGGCGCGCAAAATGGTGCCGTCGCCTCCGAGGACCATTCCGACTTCGATGCCGTCGA
It encodes the following:
- the recN gene encoding DNA repair protein RecN; the protein is MIEELTLHDLGVISSARIDLGAGLTVVTGETGAGKTMVVTALGLLLGARADAGAVRAGADQAVVDGRIRLTEGTEIFDAVAGRIDEAGGSLDDDTLVMSRSVQSTGRSKGHAGGRSVPAGVLADLGDKLVTVHGQSDQLRLKSAASQRELLDRFAGDEFAATLGDYREKYDRLSEVHAELRTLRDESASRAREADMLRFGIEEIDTVNPEPGEDNELKARSIRLSHTEELRQAAQLAHDGLTGSELAEAESAASLAGAAARALDSAGAHDDQLAALAERCRDLEFQASDIAGELSGYIADFTPEGPEELEQMEARRAELSRLTRKYGEDIDTVLDWRRSAGERLEGLDGDDYRIDALAAEQDRLESDCAELAGILHESRTKAAARLAAAVDDELAALAMPDATLHVDVAELADLTASGKDAVSILLAPHAGTTPRELAKGASGGELSRVMLAIEVVIAGSDPVPTLVFDEVDAGVGGKAAVEIGRRLARLARTAQVFVVTHLPQVAAWADTHIAVRKNSDAAAGVTTSDVTHLDESGRQVELARMLAGQEGSRAARDHAAELLRTAAAGRAQSGQRE
- a CDS encoding NAD kinase yields the protein MSRRVLVLAHTGRMDAVHAAGSVRRGLIQEGLIPVMLADELAELDAAQGAVPTEVLGDSPEDLDGIEVGMVLGGDGTILRAAEIVRESSVPLLGVNLGHVGFLAESEREDLDLAVRRVAAGHYTVEERMTLDVQVYVDGSRTASTWAVNEATVEKAGSQRMLEIVLEVDGQPLSTFGCDGVVLSTPTGSTAYGFSAGGPVVWPAVEALLMVPLSAHALFSRPLVVAPTSVLAVELLQRTDGSGVLWCDGRRTVPLPPGARVEVRRSDVPVRLARLSEGTFTERLVAKFQLPVTGWRGPESTT